The following coding sequences are from one Salvia splendens isolate huo1 unplaced genomic scaffold, SspV2 ctg343, whole genome shotgun sequence window:
- the LOC121789812 gene encoding uncharacterized protein LOC121789812 codes for MSNGYSHSPPPVHLCFFLIILFTFVGITWYINYESIFEGLFDQIKLLLMLSPLLLLLAVHLLSAFDASFFFLPLPEQDSFHRAGGTPWGVGLLLVLLFFMISYQSDFRERWFPLLS; via the coding sequence ATGTCAAACGGCTACAGCCACTCCCCGCCGCCGGTCCACCTCTGCTTCTTCCTGATCATCCTCTTCACCTTCGTCGGAATCACCTGGTACATCAACTACGAGTCCATCTTCGAGGGCCTCTTCGATCAGATCAAGCTCCTCCTCATGCTGTcgccgctcctcctcctcctcgccgtGCATTTGCTCTCCGCCTTCGAcgcctccttcttcttcctcccgcTGCCGGAGCAGGACTCCTTCCACCGCGCCGGCGGCACGCCCTGGGGCGTCGGCCTCCTGCTCGTCCTCCTCTTCTTCATGATCTCCTACCAGTCCGATTTTCGCGAGCGCTGGTTTCCGCTGCTTAGTTGA